In Micromonospora sp. WMMD980, the following are encoded in one genomic region:
- a CDS encoding metallopeptidase family protein encodes MEMSRDRFEELVGEALDEVPEELLGLMSNVVILVEDDPPPGENLLGLYEGHALTTRGWDYAGVLPDRILIYRNPILAICDTDEDVVDEVAVTVVHEIAHHFGIDDELLHALGWG; translated from the coding sequence GTGGAGATGAGCCGGGACCGGTTCGAGGAACTGGTCGGCGAGGCGCTCGACGAGGTGCCCGAGGAGTTGCTCGGGCTGATGAGCAACGTGGTCATCCTGGTCGAGGACGATCCGCCGCCCGGCGAGAACCTGCTCGGGCTCTACGAGGGACACGCGCTCACCACTCGCGGCTGGGACTACGCGGGTGTGCTGCCCGACCGCATCCTGATCTACCGGAATCCGATCCTGGCGATCTGCGACACCGACGAGGACGTCGTCGACGAGGTCGCGGTGACAGTGGTGCACGAGATCGCCCACCACTTCGGCATCGACGACGAGCTACTGCACGCCCTCGGCTGGGGTTGA
- a CDS encoding LCP family protein encodes MLAALGVAGLHWLTHRYDRTVAKEQLLDPTARTKRTNLDQPLNYLLIGSDHRPGAGPDDQRSDTVLIVHVPAGMRQAYLISVPRDLLVAIPAAPGFPGGQDKVNAAYEHGGGGSGGARLLSATLTRLTGVRFDGAALVDFSGFTQVIDQLGGIRMCVDTPVRSIHTKTQFDPGCQQMDGARTLDYVRQRYDLPNGDYDRQRHQQQMLRAVLDRAGETHLRGDPVKLDRVLRAAGGALTVDTNGVPLDELVFALRALPADALRGVRLPSYPQTIDQVSYVVLDPGGDDLFTAVRDARVPEWAGANPRWVNRL; translated from the coding sequence CTGCTGGCCGCGCTCGGCGTCGCCGGTCTGCACTGGCTCACCCACCGGTACGACCGCACGGTGGCCAAGGAGCAACTGCTCGACCCGACCGCCCGGACGAAGCGGACGAACCTGGATCAGCCACTCAACTACCTGCTGATCGGCTCCGACCACCGGCCCGGTGCCGGCCCCGACGACCAGCGCTCGGACACCGTCCTCATCGTGCACGTCCCGGCCGGGATGCGGCAGGCGTACCTGATCTCCGTCCCGCGTGACCTGCTGGTGGCCATCCCGGCGGCGCCCGGCTTCCCCGGCGGTCAGGACAAGGTCAACGCCGCGTACGAGCACGGCGGCGGCGGATCCGGCGGCGCCCGGCTGCTCAGCGCCACGCTCACCCGGCTCACCGGGGTCCGCTTCGACGGCGCCGCGCTCGTCGACTTCTCCGGCTTCACCCAGGTGATCGACCAGCTCGGCGGCATCCGGATGTGCGTGGACACGCCGGTCCGCTCGATCCACACGAAGACCCAGTTCGACCCGGGCTGCCAGCAGATGGACGGGGCCCGGACGCTCGACTACGTCCGGCAGCGCTACGACCTGCCGAACGGGGACTACGACCGCCAACGGCACCAGCAGCAGATGCTGCGGGCGGTACTGGACCGGGCCGGCGAGACGCACCTGCGCGGCGACCCGGTGAAGCTGGACCGGGTGCTGCGCGCGGCCGGCGGGGCGCTGACCGTCGACACCAACGGCGTACCCCTGGACGAACTCGTCTTCGCGCTGCGCGCGCTGCCGGCGGACGCCCTGCGCGGGGTGCGGCTACCCTCCTACCCGCAGACCATCGACCAGGTCTCCTACGTGGTGCTGGACCCCGGCGGCGACGACCTCTTCACCGCGGTGCGCGACGCCCGGGTGCCGGAGTGGGCCGGTGCGAATCCCCGCTGGGTCAACCGGCTCTGA
- a CDS encoding glycerophosphodiester phosphodiesterase family protein: MTDPLVFAHRGSSYDLPEHTLAAYLRALDEGADGLECDVRLTRDGHLVCVHDRRLDRTSNGHGLVSARTLAELEVLDFGSWHPAAGAGGLDESHTRLLTLERLLDAVLAAGRPVRLLIETKHPSRYRGDVERRLIGLLRRYGLAEPGPDDPVRVTVMSFSPLAVRRIHELAPELPTVLLLEVLPRLLRLGRLPFGCRIAGPGVELVRARPGLVPALRAAGHSVYVWTVNEPEDVELVLAAGVDGVITDRPARMLSRLGR, from the coding sequence ATGACCGATCCCCTGGTCTTCGCCCATCGCGGCTCCTCGTACGACCTGCCGGAGCACACCCTCGCCGCCTACCTGCGGGCGCTCGACGAGGGTGCGGACGGGCTGGAGTGCGACGTCCGGCTGACCCGCGACGGGCACCTGGTCTGCGTGCACGACCGCCGGCTGGACCGCACCAGCAACGGGCACGGCCTGGTCAGCGCGCGGACGCTCGCGGAGCTGGAGGTGCTCGACTTCGGCTCCTGGCACCCGGCCGCCGGCGCCGGTGGGCTCGACGAGTCGCACACCCGGTTGCTCACGCTGGAGCGGCTGCTCGACGCGGTGCTGGCCGCCGGTCGGCCGGTCCGGCTGTTGATCGAGACGAAGCACCCGTCGCGCTACCGGGGCGACGTCGAGCGCCGGCTGATCGGCCTGCTACGCCGATACGGGCTCGCCGAGCCCGGCCCGGACGACCCGGTCCGGGTGACCGTGATGTCCTTCTCGCCGCTGGCCGTACGCCGGATCCACGAGCTGGCGCCGGAACTGCCCACGGTGCTGCTGCTGGAGGTGCTGCCGCGCCTGCTGCGGCTGGGCCGGCTGCCCTTCGGTTGCCGGATCGCCGGCCCCGGGGTGGAGCTGGTCCGGGCCCGACCGGGGCTGGTACCCGCGCTGCGGGCCGCCGGGCACTCCGTCTACGTCTGGACGGTGAACGAGCCCGAGGACGTGGAACTGGTGCTGGCAGCGGGCGTGGACGGGGTCATCACGGACCGACCCGCCCGCATGTTGAGCCGGTTGGGCCGGTGA
- a CDS encoding arginine deiminase, with protein MTHYVDSEVARLGTVLLHRPGPELARLTPRNNDSLLFDAIPWVGRAQEEHDAFAAALRSRGVEVLYLADLLTETLAVPDARAELADQVLRSPRLGDTLRARVADHLAYLDPAALADVFMAGLAHEELRIGAERPGGLVWTLMDRHDFVIDPLPNLLFTRDSSVWIGDRVGVTSLAMPARRRETTLTDAIYRYHPRFVGTEFVYHPGLEHLEGGDVLLLAPGVLAVGVGERTTPAGAERLARQVFAAGLAHSILVVPIAQERATMHLDTVCTMVDVDAVLMYPNIASELSAYTVVAGPDGEPRVDGPAPFLRAAADAMDLDQLRVIDTGLDPVTAEREQWDDGNNTLALAPRLCVGYERNVETNAQLERAGIEVIAIAGSELGSGRGGPRCMSCPLVREKGGAPS; from the coding sequence GTGACGCACTACGTGGACAGCGAAGTGGCCCGACTCGGCACGGTGCTGCTGCACCGCCCGGGTCCGGAACTCGCCCGCCTCACCCCACGCAACAACGACTCCCTCCTCTTTGACGCTATCCCATGGGTGGGACGTGCGCAGGAGGAGCACGACGCGTTCGCGGCGGCCCTGCGCTCGCGCGGCGTGGAGGTGCTCTACCTGGCCGACCTGCTGACCGAGACGCTCGCCGTGCCGGACGCCCGGGCCGAGCTGGCCGACCAGGTACTGCGTTCGCCGCGCCTCGGCGACACGCTCCGGGCCCGGGTCGCCGACCACCTGGCGTACCTCGATCCGGCCGCCCTCGCCGACGTGTTCATGGCCGGTCTCGCGCACGAGGAGTTGCGGATCGGCGCCGAGCGGCCGGGCGGTCTGGTCTGGACGCTGATGGACCGGCACGACTTCGTCATCGACCCGTTGCCCAACCTTCTCTTCACCCGCGACTCGTCGGTCTGGATCGGCGACCGGGTCGGCGTGACCAGCCTGGCCATGCCGGCGCGGCGGCGGGAGACCACCCTCACCGACGCGATCTACCGCTACCACCCGCGCTTCGTCGGCACCGAGTTCGTCTACCACCCCGGGCTGGAGCACCTGGAGGGCGGCGACGTGCTGCTGCTCGCGCCCGGCGTGCTCGCCGTCGGCGTCGGGGAACGCACCACCCCGGCCGGGGCCGAGCGGCTGGCCCGGCAGGTCTTCGCCGCCGGGCTGGCGCACAGCATCCTGGTGGTGCCGATCGCCCAGGAACGCGCCACCATGCACCTGGACACGGTCTGCACCATGGTCGACGTGGACGCCGTGCTGATGTATCCGAACATCGCCAGTGAGCTGTCCGCGTACACCGTCGTGGCCGGCCCCGACGGCGAGCCGAGGGTCGACGGCCCGGCCCCGTTCCTGCGGGCCGCCGCCGACGCGATGGACCTCGACCAGCTCCGGGTGATCGACACCGGCCTGGACCCGGTCACCGCCGAACGCGAGCAGTGGGACGACGGCAACAACACGCTCGCCCTCGCGCCGCGCCTCTGCGTGGGCTACGAACGCAACGTGGAGACCAACGCGCAGTTGGAACGGGCCGGCATCGAGGTGATCGCCATCGCCGGCTCCGAGCTGGGCTCCGGCCGCGGCGGCCCCCGCTGCATGTCCTGCCCCCTGGTCCGGGAGAAAGGAGGGGCCCCCTCTTAA
- the pheA gene encoding prephenate dehydratase, with protein sequence MPGTPPTRFVFLGPEGTFAEQALRTVPAAERGDRTPARSVGEALDAVRAGEADAALVPLENSIGGAVGVTLDELAEGDPLVITREVVLPVEFVLAGRSGVTPAAIRTVAAHPQASTQCRGWLRDHLPDATVVDVLSNGAAAAGAANGEYDAAVCAPIGASRHRLTVLADKIADHPDAVTRFALVSYPGPPPPPTGDDLTSLAVYIAHDRVGALLSVLMELAVRGVNLTRIESRPTGEALGRYVFFLDCTGHVADVRLGEALRGLRRVCADVRFLGSYPRHRWSAAAGDRPTPAPAGLSDADYADAAAWLARLRAGELS encoded by the coding sequence ATGCCGGGAACACCGCCCACCCGCTTCGTCTTCCTCGGGCCCGAAGGAACCTTCGCCGAACAGGCCCTCCGGACCGTGCCGGCCGCCGAACGCGGCGATCGCACACCCGCCCGTAGCGTCGGCGAGGCGCTCGACGCCGTACGGGCCGGGGAGGCCGACGCCGCGCTGGTGCCGCTGGAGAACTCCATCGGCGGCGCGGTCGGGGTGACGCTCGACGAACTGGCCGAGGGCGACCCGTTGGTGATCACGCGGGAGGTGGTCCTGCCGGTGGAGTTCGTGCTCGCCGGCCGGTCCGGCGTCACACCGGCCGCGATCCGCACCGTGGCGGCCCACCCGCAGGCGTCCACCCAGTGCCGCGGCTGGCTCCGCGACCACCTGCCCGACGCCACCGTGGTCGACGTGCTCTCCAACGGCGCCGCCGCGGCCGGGGCGGCGAACGGGGAGTACGACGCCGCTGTCTGCGCCCCGATCGGCGCCAGCCGGCACCGGCTGACCGTCCTCGCCGACAAGATCGCCGACCACCCCGACGCGGTGACCCGGTTCGCACTGGTGTCCTACCCCGGGCCGCCCCCGCCGCCGACCGGCGACGACCTGACCTCGCTGGCGGTCTACATCGCGCACGACCGGGTGGGCGCGCTGCTGTCCGTGCTCATGGAGCTGGCCGTGCGCGGGGTGAACCTGACCCGGATCGAGTCCCGCCCGACCGGCGAGGCGCTCGGGCGGTACGTGTTCTTCCTGGACTGCACCGGGCACGTCGCCGACGTACGCCTCGGCGAGGCGCTACGCGGGCTGCGCCGGGTCTGCGCCGACGTGCGCTTCCTCGGGTCGTATCCCCGGCACCGCTGGAGCGCGGCGGCGGGTGACCGGCCGACGCCGGCGCCGGCCGGTCTCTCCGACGCCGACTACGCCGACGCGGCGGCCTGGCTGGCCCGGCTGCGCGCCGGCGAGCTGAGCTGA
- a CDS encoding ATP-binding protein — protein MPERTDYPALIAGHTSVIKMINSGESGLSVLNRLLREVEPTVGAAGLVFVEFTPAGGRVIAATGSAEFVIGRPLPATDPATVCLLAGPPVREVRVDAIPGALADEVAGRGLRRMIVARAEIAGLTVGSLHALYPAGEALDASQRAVVGYVAACIAHMYGDQTGLPVHGDGPVVAALADGLAVVDRDHRVRLWNPAAAQVTGRAANEALSRPLPFPLPPSGQVLDHRLPDGRWLRITSGELPGPNALRVVTFRDITDQQRRDHDRDLFVAVTSHELRTPVTVIKGYADTLTDHWESLSDGDRRQAARIIGQRANELARLVDRLLTAATESRPGGEPAAPFDLVDALRAAVLDLPADLRHRLVFDLPADLPKAIGDRHSLATVLTELGTNAGKYSLPDTPIEIGADANERTVSFRVADRGIGIRPEHVERAFDRFWQGESGDRRRYPGAGLGLYLVRQIVEQQNGWVSLRPRTGGGTVAEVRLPRG, from the coding sequence ATGCCGGAGCGAACCGACTACCCCGCCCTCATCGCCGGCCACACCAGCGTGATCAAGATGATCAACTCCGGTGAGTCCGGTCTCTCCGTGCTCAACCGCCTGCTCCGCGAGGTCGAGCCGACGGTCGGCGCGGCGGGCCTGGTCTTCGTCGAGTTCACCCCGGCCGGCGGACGGGTTATCGCGGCGACCGGCAGCGCCGAGTTCGTCATCGGCCGGCCGCTGCCGGCCACCGACCCGGCCACCGTCTGCCTGCTGGCCGGCCCCCCGGTGCGGGAGGTCCGGGTGGACGCGATCCCGGGCGCGCTGGCCGACGAGGTCGCCGGGCGTGGGCTGCGCCGGATGATCGTGGCGCGCGCCGAGATCGCCGGGCTGACCGTGGGCAGCCTGCACGCCCTCTATCCCGCCGGCGAGGCGCTCGACGCCTCGCAGCGCGCGGTCGTCGGCTACGTGGCCGCCTGCATCGCGCACATGTACGGCGACCAGACCGGCCTGCCGGTGCACGGCGACGGCCCGGTCGTGGCGGCGCTCGCCGACGGGCTGGCGGTGGTGGACCGCGACCACCGGGTCCGGCTCTGGAACCCGGCCGCCGCCCAGGTGACCGGCCGCGCGGCGAACGAGGCGCTGAGCCGGCCGCTGCCGTTCCCGCTGCCCCCGTCCGGGCAGGTGCTCGATCACCGGCTGCCGGACGGCCGCTGGCTGCGGATCACCTCCGGTGAGCTGCCCGGCCCGAACGCGCTGCGTGTGGTGACCTTCCGCGACATCACCGACCAACAGCGCCGCGACCACGACCGGGACCTCTTCGTCGCGGTGACCAGCCACGAGCTGCGCACCCCGGTCACCGTCATCAAGGGGTACGCGGACACGCTCACCGACCATTGGGAGTCGCTCAGCGACGGCGACCGGCGGCAGGCCGCGCGGATCATCGGACAGCGCGCCAACGAGCTGGCCCGACTGGTCGACAGGCTGCTCACCGCGGCCACCGAGAGCCGTCCCGGCGGGGAACCGGCCGCCCCGTTCGACCTGGTCGACGCGCTGCGCGCGGCGGTGCTCGACCTGCCGGCCGACCTGCGGCACCGGCTCGTGTTCGACCTGCCGGCCGACCTGCCCAAGGCGATCGGCGACCGGCACAGCCTGGCCACCGTGCTCACCGAGCTGGGCACCAACGCCGGGAAGTACTCGCTGCCGGACACGCCGATCGAGATCGGCGCCGACGCGAACGAGCGCACGGTCTCGTTCCGGGTCGCCGACCGGGGCATCGGCATCCGGCCGGAGCACGTGGAACGGGCCTTCGACCGGTTCTGGCAGGGCGAGTCCGGCGACCGCCGGCGCTACCCGGGCGCCGGGTTGGGTCTCTATCTCGTCCGGCAGATCGTTGAACAGCAGAACGGGTGGGTATCCCTGCGACCGAGAACCGGCGGGGGTACGGTCGCGGAGGTGCGGCTGCCCCGGGGATGA
- a CDS encoding DUF5926 family protein has product MSKRRKNQRAEATPKREKVRDVFVPRPFEGLVDEPEWIALRELVPAASAPLRLTPELVEEYGDRPVVLATVLPMAAPAVAKPDGRVLVGLQRHQQSGDVSRDLADALLCALRTEPGKQVSVPPLPGPGPRLQDILVDGPLEISMHDGFDFWLDPGAADDGTVQASLERANAAIYPTVKLDAARAAYWCQVPEKAHVRWVLPDDEDAALDALSRLGAAGELTLGDGTKFAGMFRAHGRLTPVWDLPEETPAAEWEGPVAEFAKRYAEALGEREPLDAAGRRARQGLLGRQLTLR; this is encoded by the coding sequence GTGAGCAAGCGTCGAAAGAACCAACGGGCCGAAGCCACCCCGAAGCGGGAGAAGGTGCGGGACGTCTTCGTGCCCCGACCGTTCGAGGGCCTGGTCGACGAGCCGGAGTGGATCGCCCTTCGTGAGCTGGTGCCGGCCGCGTCCGCGCCGCTGCGGCTGACCCCGGAACTGGTCGAGGAGTACGGCGATCGGCCGGTCGTCCTGGCCACCGTGCTGCCGATGGCCGCCCCGGCGGTGGCGAAGCCGGACGGGCGGGTCCTCGTCGGCCTGCAACGGCACCAGCAGTCCGGCGACGTCTCCCGGGACCTGGCCGACGCGCTGCTCTGCGCGCTGCGTACCGAGCCGGGTAAGCAGGTGAGCGTGCCGCCGCTGCCCGGCCCCGGACCCCGTCTCCAGGACATTCTGGTGGACGGCCCGCTGGAGATCAGCATGCACGACGGGTTCGACTTCTGGCTCGACCCGGGCGCCGCCGACGACGGGACGGTGCAGGCGTCCCTGGAGCGGGCCAACGCGGCAATCTACCCGACGGTGAAGCTGGACGCGGCCCGGGCGGCCTACTGGTGCCAGGTGCCGGAGAAGGCCCACGTGCGCTGGGTGCTGCCGGACGACGAGGACGCCGCGCTGGACGCCCTCTCCCGCCTCGGCGCAGCCGGGGAGCTGACCCTCGGCGACGGCACGAAGTTCGCCGGCATGTTCCGGGCGCACGGCCGCCTGACGCCGGTGTGGGACCTGCCCGAGGAGACTCCGGCCGCCGAGTGGGAGGGCCCGGTCGCCGAGTTCGCCAAGCGCTACGCCGAGGCGCTCGGCGAGCGGGAGCCGCTGGACGCCGCCGGCCGGCGCGCCCGCCAGGGCCTGCTCGGCCGCCAGCTCACCCTGCGCTGA
- a CDS encoding AIM24 family protein, with protein sequence MRSELFSAANLEKESQQPGMRLQNSKMLKIELDGEAMARVGSMVAYQGQVQFQALGSGGIGKFIKQRLTGEGVPLMKLSGRGDVFLAEAAKDVHVIDLEPGDALSINGSSVLAFDSSLQYDIKMVSGMGMASSAGLFNCVFTGHGRIAVTTKGTPVVLNVDAPTYVDPQAAVCWSANLQTGYHRAEQLGLGTLLGRSTGEAFTMSFAGQGFVVVQPSEEPPVAGSGAQQQQQGGLLGGLLQ encoded by the coding sequence ATGCGCAGCGAGCTGTTCTCCGCGGCGAACCTCGAGAAGGAGTCCCAGCAGCCGGGCATGCGGCTGCAGAACTCCAAGATGCTGAAGATCGAGCTGGACGGCGAGGCGATGGCCCGCGTCGGGTCGATGGTCGCCTACCAGGGCCAGGTGCAGTTCCAGGCGCTCGGTTCGGGCGGCATCGGCAAGTTCATCAAGCAGCGGCTCACCGGCGAGGGCGTGCCGCTGATGAAGCTCTCCGGGCGCGGCGACGTCTTCCTCGCCGAGGCCGCCAAGGACGTGCACGTCATCGACCTCGAACCGGGCGACGCGCTCTCCATCAACGGGTCCAGCGTGCTGGCCTTCGACTCGTCCCTCCAGTACGACATCAAGATGGTCAGCGGCATGGGCATGGCATCCTCCGCCGGCCTGTTCAACTGCGTCTTCACCGGGCACGGCCGGATCGCGGTCACCACCAAGGGCACCCCGGTGGTGCTGAACGTGGACGCGCCGACGTACGTCGACCCGCAGGCGGCGGTCTGCTGGTCGGCGAACCTCCAGACCGGCTACCACCGGGCCGAGCAACTCGGCCTGGGCACGCTGCTCGGCCGCAGCACCGGCGAGGCGTTCACGATGAGCTTCGCCGGTCAGGGCTTCGTCGTGGTGCAGCCCTCGGAGGAGCCGCCGGTGGCCGGCAGCGGTGCCCAGCAGCAACAGCAGGGCGGCCTGCTCGGCGGCCTGCTCCAGTGA
- a CDS encoding OsmC family protein — MPIRTASARWQGDLAEGSGTVRTGKGGLSGNYSFTSRFEEGEGTNPEELIGAAHASCFSMALSKQLADSGATGTSVETTAKVHFDKTDAGMTVTRIDLETVGQAPGLDEAGFTKLAEAAKENCPISRLLSPGAQITLTARLA, encoded by the coding sequence ATGCCTATCCGTACCGCTTCCGCTCGTTGGCAGGGCGACCTCGCCGAGGGCTCGGGCACCGTCCGCACCGGCAAGGGCGGCCTGTCCGGCAACTACTCCTTCACGTCGCGCTTCGAGGAGGGTGAGGGCACGAACCCCGAGGAGCTGATCGGCGCCGCGCACGCGAGCTGCTTCTCGATGGCCCTCTCCAAGCAGCTCGCCGACTCGGGCGCCACCGGCACGTCGGTGGAGACGACCGCCAAGGTGCACTTCGACAAGACCGACGCCGGCATGACGGTGACCCGCATCGACCTGGAGACCGTCGGCCAGGCCCCCGGTCTCGACGAGGCCGGCTTCACCAAGCTGGCCGAGGCGGCCAAGGAGAACTGCCCGATCTCCCGGCTGCTGTCCCCGGGCGCGCAGATCACGCTGACCGCCCGCCTGGCCTGA
- a CDS encoding IS701 family transposase, whose amino-acid sequence MARVAGRFVRAEPRRTAGQFVEGLLSGVERKTCWSLAERAGHEDPQAMQRLLRTAVWDADGVRDDVRAWLIEQLGHPDAVLACDETGFLKKGLCSVGVQRQYTGTAGRVENSQVGVFLAYVSPEGRAMIDRRLYLPETTWCQQPDRLAAAGVPDQVGFATKPALARQMIAAALDAGVPFGWVTGDEVYGADPGLRADLEHRGIGYVLAVGCDRRVHINDGRTLIRVDDLADRIPTAEWQLHSCGPGAKGPRDYLWAWITTATSPVEHRWLLIRRNRTTGELAFYLCWSPRPVPLHTLVTVAGSRWSIEELFQTGKGQVGLDHYQVRGWAGWHRFITLAMLALAVLTIIAAQQPDTDPEIIALTVAEIRRLLNAFVLAVTLPPAHTLHWSIWRRTSQARARRAHYQRRQAK is encoded by the coding sequence GTGGCGCGTGTCGCTGGCCGGTTCGTGCGGGCGGAGCCCCGTCGGACCGCCGGGCAGTTCGTGGAAGGGCTGTTGTCGGGCGTGGAACGCAAGACCTGCTGGTCGCTTGCGGAACGGGCGGGTCACGAGGATCCACAGGCGATGCAGCGGCTGCTTCGCACGGCGGTGTGGGACGCCGATGGCGTCCGCGACGACGTTCGGGCCTGGCTGATCGAGCAGCTCGGGCACCCCGACGCGGTGCTGGCCTGCGACGAGACCGGGTTCCTGAAGAAGGGTCTGTGCTCGGTCGGGGTCCAGCGGCAGTACACCGGCACCGCCGGACGTGTCGAGAACAGCCAGGTCGGGGTGTTCCTGGCCTACGTCTCGCCCGAGGGGCGGGCGATGATCGACCGTCGGCTCTACCTGCCCGAGACGACCTGGTGTCAGCAGCCCGACCGCCTCGCCGCCGCCGGCGTCCCCGACCAGGTCGGGTTCGCCACGAAGCCTGCCCTCGCCCGGCAGATGATCGCCGCCGCGCTGGATGCCGGAGTCCCGTTCGGGTGGGTGACCGGCGACGAGGTCTACGGCGCCGATCCCGGCCTACGCGCTGACCTCGAACACCGCGGGATCGGCTACGTTCTGGCCGTCGGCTGCGACCGACGCGTGCACATCAACGACGGTCGCACCCTGATCCGCGTCGACGACCTCGCCGACCGGATCCCCACCGCCGAGTGGCAACTGCATAGTTGCGGGCCGGGAGCGAAAGGTCCCCGCGACTACCTGTGGGCCTGGATCACCACCGCCACCAGCCCCGTCGAGCACCGGTGGCTGCTGATCCGCCGCAACCGCACCACCGGTGAGTTGGCCTTCTACCTGTGCTGGTCACCCCGCCCCGTCCCGCTGCACACCCTCGTCACCGTGGCCGGCTCCCGCTGGAGCATCGAAGAGCTGTTCCAGACCGGCAAAGGCCAAGTCGGCCTCGACCACTACCAGGTCCGCGGCTGGGCCGGGTGGCACCGATTCATCACCCTGGCCATGCTCGCCCTGGCCGTCCTGACCATCATCGCCGCCCAGCAGCCCGACACCGACCCGGAGATCATCGCGCTGACCGTCGCCGAGATCCGCCGACTCCTCAACGCCTTCGTTCTCGCCGTGACGCTCCCACCCGCGCACACCCTGCACTGGTCGATCTGGCGACGAACATCCCAAGCCCGAGCCCGACGGGCCCACTACCAGCGCAGACAGGCGAAGTGA
- a CDS encoding rhodanese-like domain-containing protein: protein MFGAQLPSVPASAVPDDVYLLDVREDDEWAAGHAPAAHHLPMTELPARLAEVPDDREVAVICRSGGRSGQVVGYLLRNGWDQVRNVEGGMGDWAAAGRPVVTDDGQPGRVV from the coding sequence GTGTTCGGAGCCCAACTTCCCAGCGTGCCCGCGTCGGCCGTGCCCGACGACGTCTACCTGCTCGACGTCCGCGAGGACGACGAGTGGGCCGCCGGCCACGCGCCGGCCGCCCACCACCTGCCGATGACCGAGCTGCCGGCCCGGCTCGCCGAGGTGCCCGACGACCGCGAGGTGGCGGTGATCTGCCGCTCCGGTGGGCGCTCCGGGCAGGTGGTCGGCTACCTGCTGCGCAACGGGTGGGACCAGGTCCGCAACGTCGAGGGCGGGATGGGCGACTGGGCCGCCGCCGGCCGCCCCGTGGTCACCGACGACGGGCAGCCGGGTCGGGTCGTCTGA
- a CDS encoding ATP-binding protein translates to MVVPHHATGARVARHRLADELTGLVPPALLADLVAVLAELVGNAVRHAEALPGGVVRVAWRLRATDRGPSVQLRVTDGGAGAGPRLRVAAPDAVDGRGLHIVAGLSSRWGVERDGLGQSVWAEFDPARSHRPDLVAAG, encoded by the coding sequence GTGGTGGTACCCCACCACGCGACCGGCGCGCGCGTGGCGCGGCACCGGCTCGCCGACGAGCTGACCGGCCTCGTACCCCCGGCGCTGCTGGCCGACCTGGTCGCGGTCCTCGCCGAACTGGTCGGCAACGCGGTCCGGCACGCCGAGGCGCTGCCCGGCGGCGTGGTCCGGGTGGCCTGGCGGCTGCGCGCCACCGATCGTGGGCCGAGCGTCCAGCTCCGGGTCACCGACGGCGGCGCCGGCGCCGGCCCGCGGCTCCGGGTCGCCGCACCCGACGCGGTGGACGGGCGCGGGCTGCACATCGTCGCCGGGCTCTCCAGCCGGTGGGGCGTCGAGCGGGACGGCCTGGGCCAGAGCGTGTGGGCCGAGTTCGACCCGGCCCGGTCGCACCGGCCCGACCTGGTCGCCGCCGGCTGA